A segment of the Georgenia sp. M64 genome:
TGGGCGGTGGCGGCCTCGGGCGAGGTCACCGTGCCCGCCGAGCGGGTCGACGTCGTCGACACCGTCGGCGCCGGCGACTCCTACATGGCCGGCATCCTCGACGGGCTGTGGGGGGCCGGCCTCCTCGGCGCGCACCGCCGCGAGGCCCTGCGGGCGATCGACCCCGACACCGTCACCCGGGTGCTGCGGGAGGCGGCGACGATCGCCGCGATCACCGTCTCCCGGGCCGGGGCGAACCCGCCCACCAGGGCGGAGCTCACCGCACGCTGAGCCCGGTCCCAGCGCCCACGCCCCACCACGCCGCCACAGGACGGACCTCATGAGCACCGCAGAGCCCCCTCTCTCCCCCGCCCAGGCCTGGGCGCGGCTGCGCGCCGGCAACGCGCGCTTCGCTGCCGACGCCATGGAGCACCCCTCGCGGGGCGCGGCCCGCCGTGCCGAGCTGGCCGGTGGCCAGCACCCCTTCGCGGTGGTCCTGGGCTGCTCGGACTCCCGCGTGCCGGCCGAGCTCGTCTTCGACCAGGGCCTGGGTGACCTCTTCGTCGTCCGGACCGCCGGGCACGTCCTGGACCCGGCCGTCATCGGCTCGGTGGAGTACGGCGTGGCGGTCCTCGGCGCCCCCCTCGTCGTGGTCCTGGGACACGAGGGCTGCGGCGCGGTGCGCGCCGCCACCGACGCCCTGGTGAGCGGTGCGTCGGCACCGGGTTTCGTCGGCGAGGTCGTCGACCGCCTCGTGCCCTCGCTCGTCACCGACCCCGGCGCGCCGCTCGCCGGCCCGTCCGGCGGCGGAGAGCTGCCCGGGCAGGAGGAGCTGCGCCGCCGGCACGTGCGCGCCACGGTCCGGCGCCTGCACGAGCGGTCCGCGCTCGTCGCCGCCGCCGTGGCCGAGGGCCGCTGCGCCGTGGTCGGGGCCGACTACGCCCTCACCGAGGGCACGACCGTGCTCGTCGAGTCGGTGGGCGCGCTCAGCTGACAAGGGCTGCCGCCCCGTAACCCTTCTGTCCCAGACGCCCGCGGACCGGGCCCCGGCGGCACGCCCGGACCCGGCCCGCGGCCGCCGCTCAGATCTCGACGCCCTCCAGCAGCTCGGTGACCAGCGCCGAGACCGCCGAGCGCTCGGACCGGGTGAGCGTCACGTGCGCGAAGAGCTCCTTGCCCTTGAGCGCCTCGACCACCGCGGCGATGCCGTCGTGCCTCCCCACCCGCAGGTTGTCGCGCTGGGCGACGTCGTGGGTGAGGACCACCTTGGAGTTCTGGCCGATGCGCGAGAGCACGGTGAGCAGGACGTTGCGCTCGAGCGACTGTGCCTCGTCGACGATGACGAAGGCGTCGTGCAGCGACCGGCCCCGGATGTGGGTGAGCGGCAGCACCTCGAGCATCCCGCGGGCGATGACCTCGTCGAGGACCTCCTGGGCGACGAGCGCGCCGAGGGTGTCGTAGACCGCCTCGGCCCAGGGGTTCATCTTCTCGTGCTGGTCCCCGGGCAGGTACCCCAGCTCCTGCCCGCCGACGGCGTACAGCGGCCGGAAGACGAGGACCTTGCGGTGCTCCCGGCGCTCCATGACGGCCTCCAGGCCCGCGCACAGCGCGAGGGCCGACTTGCCCGTCCCCGCCCGGCCGCCGAGGGAGACGATGCCGACGTCGGGGTTGAGGAGGTGGTCGATCGCGATCCGCTGCTCGGCCGACCGGCCCCGCACGCCGAAGACCTCCCGGTCCCCGCGCACGAGGTGCAGCCGCCCGCCCGCCGCGGTGGTCGCCAGCGCCGAGCCGCGCGGGGAGTGCAGGACCACGCCCGTGTGGACCGGGGCGTCGGCGAGCCCGTCGGGGGTGGCGAGGTCGTCGATGACGACGGACTCGGCCCCCCACAGGTCCGCCATCTCCGACTCGGTCAGCTCCGCCGTCGTCATCCCCGTGTAGCCGGAGTCCACCACCTGCTGGGCGCGGTACTCCTCGGCGTTGAGGCCGACGGCGGAGGCCTTGACCCGCATCGGCAGGTCCTTGGAGACGACGGTGACGTCGTTGCCCTCCGCGGCGAGGTTGGCGGCCACGGAGAGGATGCGGGTGTCGTTGTCCCCCAGCCGCAGCCCGGAGGGCAGGACCTGGTCGTTGGTGTGGTTGAGCTCGACCCGCACGGTGCCGCCGTCGTCACCGACGGCGACGGGGTGGTCGAGCCGGCCGTTCTTGATGCGCAGGTCGTCGAGCAGGCGCAGCGCAGAGCGGGCGAAGTAGCCCAGCTCGGCGTGGTGACGCTTGCCCTCGAGCTCGGTGATGACCACCACCGGCACGACGACGTCGTGCTCGGCGAAGCGCAGGATGGCCCGCGGGTCGGAGAGCAGCACGGAGGTGTCCAGCACGTAGGTGCGCAGCGCGGTGCCGGTCGGCTCGGCCACGCCCAGCTCGGCCGCGACGTCGGGACCGGACTCGGCCGGGGCGTCAGGAGCGGTGCCGGTCCGGGCGGTGACCTGCTGCGGGGCGCTGGAAGTGCGGTTGAGGCTCACGAGGGCTCCCTCCGGCGCCGTGGCGCCGTGTCAGCTGCTCGGGTGATGGGCGCGGTGCGCGCCCGACCCGGCGGTGGTGGGGGCGGTGGGCCGGCCCGTGAGGGACCGGCGGCCCCTCCCGTCCGCAGCTGGCTGCTGCATGGGCTGACCTCCCGGAGAACGGCAGGTGTGCCGTCCTTCAGGGCGAAACTACGACCGGCGCGGGCGCTGCCCGCCGCGACACACCGCAGGGCGTGGCGTTGTTCACACGCCCGACACACGGCGTTCGGCCGCGTGGCCCACCGCGGCGCGAGGGCCGAGACCGTGCGCCGCGGCCGCAGCGCGGCCTTCAGCGGCCGAGGCGCCGCTCCCGCTGGGCGTAGTCGCGCAGCGCCCGCAGGAAGTCCACCCGGCGGAAGTCGGGCCAGTAGACCTCGCAGAAGTAGTACTCGCTGTGCACGGACTGCCACAGCAGGAACCCGCCGAGGCGCTGCTCGCCGGAGGTGCGGATGACGAGGTCGGGGTCGGGCTGGCCCTTGGTGTACAGGTGCTCGGTGATGTCGTCGACGCCGATCTCCGCGGCGATCTCCTCGATGCTCTGCCCGGCCGCGGCGCGCTCGAGCAGCAGCGAGCGCACCGCGTCGGTGATCTCGTGGCGGCCGCCGTAGCCGATCGCGACGTTGACCGCCATGCCGTCCAGGCCGTCGGTGCTCGCCTGGGCGGCGCTGAGCCGGGCCGCGAACGCCGGCGGGAGCAGGTCGAGGGAGCCCACGACCCGCAGGCACCACCGACCGGTGCGCGCGAGCTTCTCCACGGTGCCGGTGATGATCTCGAGCAGGTCCGCGACCTCGGCCGGGTCGCGCTCGAGGTTGTCGGTGGAGAGCATCCACAGGGTCACGACCTCGACGCCGGTCTCCTCCGACCAGTGGAGGAGCTCGGAGATCTTGTCCGCCCCGCGCCGGTGCCCGTGGACCACCGGGCTGCCCAGCGCCTTGGCCCAGCGCCGGTTGCCGTCGAGGATGACGGCGACGTGCCGTGGGATGCGCTGCCGGTCGAGGTCGGCGACGAGACGCCGTTCGTACAGGGTGTACAGCAGCTCCGGCGTGCGCATCGACCGACAGTCACTCTCCTCGCCCCTGCGGCTTCGCCGCCCTGCC
Coding sequences within it:
- a CDS encoding carbonic anhydrase, which codes for MSTAEPPLSPAQAWARLRAGNARFAADAMEHPSRGAARRAELAGGQHPFAVVLGCSDSRVPAELVFDQGLGDLFVVRTAGHVLDPAVIGSVEYGVAVLGAPLVVVLGHEGCGAVRAATDALVSGASAPGFVGEVVDRLVPSLVTDPGAPLAGPSGGGELPGQEELRRRHVRATVRRLHERSALVAAAVAEGRCAVVGADYALTEGTTVLVESVGALS
- a CDS encoding PhoH family protein; amino-acid sequence: MGVAEPTGTALRTYVLDTSVLLSDPRAILRFAEHDVVVPVVVITELEGKRHHAELGYFARSALRLLDDLRIKNGRLDHPVAVGDDGGTVRVELNHTNDQVLPSGLRLGDNDTRILSVAANLAAEGNDVTVVSKDLPMRVKASAVGLNAEEYRAQQVVDSGYTGMTTAELTESEMADLWGAESVVIDDLATPDGLADAPVHTGVVLHSPRGSALATTAAGGRLHLVRGDREVFGVRGRSAEQRIAIDHLLNPDVGIVSLGGRAGTGKSALALCAGLEAVMERREHRKVLVFRPLYAVGGQELGYLPGDQHEKMNPWAEAVYDTLGALVAQEVLDEVIARGMLEVLPLTHIRGRSLHDAFVIVDEAQSLERNVLLTVLSRIGQNSKVVLTHDVAQRDNLRVGRHDGIAAVVEALKGKELFAHVTLTRSERSAVSALVTELLEGVEI
- a CDS encoding isoprenyl transferase; this encodes MRTPELLYTLYERRLVADLDRQRIPRHVAVILDGNRRWAKALGSPVVHGHRRGADKISELLHWSEETGVEVVTLWMLSTDNLERDPAEVADLLEIITGTVEKLARTGRWCLRVVGSLDLLPPAFAARLSAAQASTDGLDGMAVNVAIGYGGRHEITDAVRSLLLERAAAGQSIEEIAAEIGVDDITEHLYTKGQPDPDLVIRTSGEQRLGGFLLWQSVHSEYYFCEVYWPDFRRVDFLRALRDYAQRERRLGR